Proteins from a genomic interval of Bradyrhizobium sp. CCGB01:
- a CDS encoding acetyl-CoA C-acetyltransferase: protein MSDDVVIVSAARTPVGSFNGAFATLPAHDLGAIAIKAALERGGIEPGRVSEVIMGQILTAAQGQNPARQASIAAGIPVESPAWGVNQLCGSGLRTVALGYQALLNGDSEIVVAGGQESMSMAPHAQYLRGGVKMGAVEFVDTMIKDGLWDAFNGYHMGNTAENVARQWQITRAQQDEFAVASQQKAEAAQKAGKFNDEIVPVTIKGRKGDTVVSADEYPRHGATLDAMAKLRPAFEKEGTVTAGSASGINDGAAAVVLMTAKQAAKEGKKPLARIVSWAQAGVDPKIMGSGPIPASRAALKKAGWNVGDLDLIEANEAFAAQACAVNKDLGWDTSKVNVNGGAIAIGHPVGASGARVLVTLLHEMQKRDSKKGLATLCIGGGMGIAMCLARD from the coding sequence ATGTCAGACGATGTCGTCATCGTCAGCGCCGCCCGCACCCCGGTCGGAAGCTTCAACGGAGCGTTCGCGACCCTTCCCGCCCATGACCTCGGCGCGATCGCCATCAAGGCCGCGCTGGAGCGTGGTGGCATCGAGCCCGGCCGGGTCTCCGAAGTCATCATGGGCCAGATCCTCACCGCGGCTCAGGGCCAGAACCCGGCCCGCCAGGCCTCGATTGCCGCCGGCATTCCGGTGGAGAGCCCGGCCTGGGGCGTCAACCAGCTCTGCGGCTCGGGCCTGCGCACCGTCGCACTCGGCTACCAGGCGCTGCTCAACGGCGATTCCGAGATCGTGGTCGCCGGCGGCCAGGAATCCATGAGCATGGCACCGCACGCCCAATATCTGCGCGGCGGCGTCAAGATGGGCGCGGTCGAGTTCGTCGACACCATGATCAAGGACGGCCTGTGGGACGCCTTCAACGGCTATCACATGGGCAACACCGCCGAGAACGTCGCGCGGCAGTGGCAGATCACCCGCGCGCAGCAGGACGAGTTCGCCGTCGCTTCGCAGCAGAAGGCCGAAGCTGCGCAGAAGGCCGGCAAGTTCAACGACGAGATCGTCCCCGTCACCATCAAGGGCCGCAAGGGCGACACGGTCGTCAGCGCTGACGAATATCCGCGCCATGGCGCCACCCTTGATGCGATGGCCAAGCTTCGTCCGGCCTTCGAGAAGGAAGGCACGGTCACCGCGGGTTCGGCCTCCGGCATCAACGACGGCGCTGCCGCCGTTGTGCTGATGACCGCCAAGCAGGCGGCCAAGGAAGGCAAGAAGCCGCTCGCGCGCATCGTGTCCTGGGCGCAGGCCGGCGTCGATCCGAAGATCATGGGCTCGGGCCCGATCCCGGCCTCGCGTGCCGCGCTGAAGAAGGCCGGTTGGAACGTCGGCGATCTCGACCTGATCGAGGCCAACGAGGCCTTCGCGGCGCAGGCCTGCGCCGTCAACAAGGATCTCGGCTGGGATACCTCCAAGGTCAACGTCAACGGCGGTGCGATCGCGATCGGCCATCCGGTCGGCGCTTCCGGCGCGCGCGTGCTGGTGACACTGCTGCACGAAATGCAGAAGCGCGATTCGAAGAAGGGCCTTGCCACGCTGTGCATCGGCGGCGGCATGGGTATCGCGATGTGTCTGGCGCGCGACTGA
- a CDS encoding cupin domain-containing protein produces the protein MPTAAEIIARLELRPHPEGGHYRETFRDQTTDASGRSRSTLIYFLLARGERSHWHRIDAVEIWHYYAGSPLRLRIAHEGCSQHEVRLGTDLSGGERPQAIVPADAWQMAESMGEWTLVGCTVAPAFEFAKFELAPKGWEP, from the coding sequence ATGCCGACCGCAGCCGAGATCATCGCGCGCCTCGAACTCCGTCCGCATCCCGAGGGCGGGCACTACCGCGAGACGTTTCGCGACCAGACCACGGACGCCAGCGGGCGTTCGCGCTCGACCCTTATTTACTTCCTGCTCGCGCGCGGCGAACGCTCGCACTGGCATCGCATCGACGCAGTCGAGATCTGGCACTATTACGCCGGCAGTCCGCTGAGGCTGCGCATCGCGCATGAAGGCTGCTCGCAACACGAGGTGCGGCTCGGCACGGATCTGTCAGGCGGCGAGCGGCCGCAAGCGATCGTGCCGGCAGATGCGTGGCAGATGGCGGAGAGCATGGGAGAGTGGACGCTGGTCGGCTGCACCGTGGCGCCCGCGTTCGAATTCGCGAAGTTCGAGCTCGCGCCGAAGGGCTGGGAGCCGTAG
- a CDS encoding ATP-binding cassette domain-containing protein: MLKQRPFLIETLTAIGLIAAPFVLPHLGFAPNTVNRILVWGLFGLGFDILFGFTGLLSFGQSAFYGTGGFVAAYLLTRAGFGNVLGALIIGMIAAAATGYLIGLIALRRTGIYFAMITVAIAEVFFFVEFNPLSDFTGGENGLPGVPTPSFNLGFTTLHFTNGWSLYQFIALCYFIGVIIALRIVRSPVGAIFSAIRDNPLRATAVGHNIHGYKLTAFVIAAAYAGFAGGLLGVLQAFMPPDAFTFDTSGQLVMQTAIGGRGALFGPLVGATVWLFLQDFLQSALGLGAAWKLVLGVVFVLLVCFLRGGIIGGIADLYRLFSGKRKRTEAEAEQEAADAETMQPPAPAPMQAKEVEHPAYSGPILKATGLTKRYGGLVANSDIDFSVNRGELRGIIGPNGAGKSTFFKMLTCEIAPTSGQIVFEGRDITGLKVTEVCQLGLTKSYQVNQLFTGLTVRQNLTIAALAELRGKFRLDLFRKLSGVKGLTEQVEHTLALVNLTRRADTPVSELAYGEKRRLEIGLALATSPRLLLLDEPLAGMSPRERVETVKLLKSIARGRTMIIIDHDMDSLFELVERVTVLQEGKVLLDGTPEEIRTNAAVQEAYLGGVHGEIAA, from the coding sequence ATGCTCAAGCAACGCCCGTTCCTGATCGAGACCTTGACCGCGATCGGGTTGATCGCAGCCCCGTTCGTGCTGCCGCATCTCGGCTTCGCCCCGAACACCGTGAACCGGATCCTGGTCTGGGGCCTGTTCGGTCTCGGCTTCGACATCCTGTTCGGATTCACCGGCCTCTTGTCGTTCGGCCAGTCCGCCTTCTACGGCACCGGCGGCTTCGTCGCCGCCTATCTCCTGACCCGCGCGGGGTTCGGCAACGTGCTGGGCGCGTTGATCATCGGCATGATCGCAGCGGCGGCGACCGGCTATCTGATCGGCCTGATCGCGCTGCGTCGGACAGGCATCTATTTCGCCATGATCACAGTGGCGATCGCGGAGGTGTTCTTTTTCGTCGAGTTCAACCCGCTCTCGGACTTCACCGGCGGGGAAAACGGCCTGCCGGGCGTGCCAACGCCGAGCTTCAATCTCGGCTTCACCACACTGCACTTCACCAATGGCTGGTCGCTCTATCAGTTCATCGCGCTGTGCTACTTCATCGGCGTCATCATCGCACTCAGGATCGTCCGCTCGCCGGTTGGCGCCATCTTCAGTGCGATCCGGGACAATCCGCTGCGCGCCACCGCCGTCGGCCACAACATCCACGGCTACAAGCTGACCGCCTTCGTGATCGCGGCCGCCTACGCGGGCTTCGCCGGCGGCCTGCTCGGCGTGCTGCAGGCCTTCATGCCGCCCGACGCCTTCACCTTCGACACCTCGGGCCAGCTCGTGATGCAGACGGCCATCGGCGGCCGGGGTGCGCTGTTCGGGCCGCTGGTCGGCGCGACCGTCTGGCTCTTCCTTCAGGATTTCCTGCAGTCCGCGCTGGGCCTGGGGGCCGCCTGGAAGCTCGTGCTCGGCGTCGTGTTCGTGCTGCTGGTCTGCTTCCTGCGCGGCGGCATCATCGGCGGGATCGCCGATCTCTATCGCCTGTTCTCCGGCAAGCGTAAGCGGACGGAAGCGGAGGCTGAACAGGAAGCCGCTGACGCCGAGACCATGCAGCCGCCCGCACCGGCGCCGATGCAGGCCAAGGAGGTCGAGCATCCCGCCTATTCCGGCCCGATCCTGAAAGCCACGGGCCTGACCAAGCGCTATGGCGGCCTCGTCGCCAACAGCGACATCGATTTCAGCGTCAATCGGGGCGAGCTGCGCGGCATCATCGGCCCCAACGGCGCCGGCAAATCGACCTTCTTCAAAATGCTGACCTGCGAGATCGCGCCGACCTCGGGCCAGATCGTGTTCGAGGGCCGCGACATCACGGGATTGAAGGTCACCGAGGTTTGCCAGCTCGGGCTCACCAAGAGCTACCAGGTCAACCAGCTCTTCACCGGGCTGACAGTGCGGCAGAACCTGACCATCGCCGCACTGGCGGAACTACGCGGAAAATTCCGGCTCGACCTGTTCCGCAAGCTCTCGGGCGTCAAGGGCCTGACTGAGCAGGTGGAGCACACGCTGGCCCTGGTCAATCTGACCCGCCGCGCCGACACGCCGGTCTCCGAGCTCGCCTATGGCGAGAAGCGCAGGCTGGAGATCGGGCTTGCACTCGCCACCTCGCCGCGCCTGTTGCTGCTCGACGAGCCGCTCGCGGGCATGAGCCCGCGCGAGCGGGTCGAGACCGTCAAGCTGCTCAAATCGATCGCGCGCGGGCGCACCATGATCATCATCGACCACGACATGGATTCGCTGTTCGAGCTGGTCGAGCGCGTGACGGTGCTCCAGGAGGGCAAGGTGCTGCTGGACGGCACACCGGAAGAAATCAGGACCAACGCCGCAGTGCAGGAAGCCTATCTCGGCGGCGTTCACGGAGAGATCGCCGCATGA
- a CDS encoding ABC transporter ATP-binding protein yields the protein MSLIEVNGLNSYYGDSHILFDVAMRVERHEVVALLGRNGAGKSTTLKSLMGVVTPRSGSVKFDGIDIAGRKSHRIAQAGMQLVHEERRIFGSLSVEENIVLAGITAPKRWPLERIYEMFPRLKERRNNRGTELSGGEQQMLAIARALVRDPKIVLLDEPFEGLAPVIVHDLVKACRELAAAGQTIVLVEQNLAATLALATRIYIINNGHIVHEGPAQELKAQPELLQRYLGV from the coding sequence ATGAGCCTGATCGAGGTCAATGGCCTGAACAGCTATTACGGCGACTCCCACATCCTGTTCGACGTCGCGATGCGCGTCGAGCGGCACGAGGTGGTGGCGCTGCTCGGGCGGAACGGCGCCGGCAAGAGCACTACGCTGAAGAGCCTGATGGGCGTCGTGACGCCGCGCAGCGGCAGCGTGAAGTTCGACGGCATCGACATCGCCGGACGCAAGAGCCACAGAATCGCGCAGGCCGGCATGCAGCTCGTGCACGAGGAGCGGCGGATCTTCGGCAGCCTGTCGGTGGAGGAGAACATCGTCCTCGCCGGGATCACCGCGCCAAAGCGCTGGCCGCTCGAGCGCATCTACGAGATGTTTCCGCGGCTGAAGGAGCGGCGCAACAACCGCGGCACCGAGCTCTCCGGCGGCGAGCAGCAGATGCTCGCGATCGCGCGCGCGCTGGTGCGCGATCCCAAGATCGTGCTGCTGGACGAGCCGTTCGAGGGGCTCGCGCCCGTGATCGTCCACGATCTCGTCAAGGCCTGCCGCGAGCTCGCAGCCGCCGGCCAGACCATCGTGCTGGTCGAGCAGAATCTGGCGGCGACGCTGGCACTGGCGACACGGATCTACATCATCAACAACGGCCACATCGTGCACGAAGGCCCGGCGCAGGAGCTCAAGGCCCAGCCGGAGCTGCTGCAGCGCTATCTCGGCGTCTAG
- the prmC gene encoding peptide chain release factor N(5)-glutamine methyltransferase, with translation MAPLATGFDPGHSIESARRALAARLKSAGIEEPALDARLLVGAALRLDLTGMVTQAARQLTAEEAARLEAYAQRRLAHEPVARILGAREFWGLPFQLSEATLVPRPDTETVVELALEIFRGATISGRHPRIADIGTGSGAILLALLHEIPDAFGVGTDLSLSALNTARSNAAALGLARRSGFVACSYAAALSGPFDLIVSNPPYIPSGEIPKLSIEVREHDPHLALDGGNDGYDAYRALIPQAAERLAPGGALIVEAGQGQAGDIATLMTAAALSVDRPPRADLAGIPRAVSARKMPP, from the coding sequence ATGGCTCCATTGGCGACAGGTTTCGATCCCGGACACAGCATCGAGAGTGCGCGGCGCGCACTTGCGGCACGGCTGAAATCGGCCGGCATCGAGGAGCCCGCCCTTGATGCGCGCCTGCTCGTCGGCGCGGCGCTGAGGCTTGATTTGACCGGCATGGTCACGCAGGCGGCGCGCCAACTCACGGCCGAAGAGGCTGCGCGGCTCGAAGCATATGCGCAGCGCCGCCTCGCGCATGAGCCGGTCGCCCGCATTCTCGGCGCGCGCGAATTCTGGGGCCTGCCGTTCCAGCTGTCCGAGGCGACGCTGGTGCCGCGGCCGGACACCGAGACCGTCGTCGAACTGGCACTCGAGATCTTTCGCGGGGCCACGATATCGGGGCGGCACCCGCGAATTGCGGATATCGGCACCGGATCCGGCGCGATCCTGCTCGCGCTGCTGCACGAAATTCCCGATGCCTTCGGTGTCGGAACCGATCTCAGCCTCTCCGCCCTCAACACCGCGAGGAGCAATGCCGCAGCTCTTGGTCTCGCCCGCCGCTCCGGCTTCGTCGCCTGCTCCTATGCGGCGGCGCTCAGCGGCCCGTTCGATCTCATCGTGTCGAATCCGCCCTATATTCCCTCAGGGGAAATTCCGAAACTGAGCATCGAAGTGCGCGAGCACGATCCGCATCTGGCGCTCGATGGCGGCAATGACGGCTATGACGCCTACCGCGCCCTGATCCCGCAGGCGGCCGAGCGTCTCGCACCCGGCGGGGCGTTGATCGTCGAGGCGGGACAGGGACAGGCCGGGGATATTGCAACCCTGATGACGGCCGCCGCGTTGTCTGTGGACAGGCCGCCCAGGGCCGATCTGGCGGGCATCCCGCGGGCAGTCTCGGCCCGAAAAATGCCTCCATAA
- a CDS encoding class I SAM-dependent methyltransferase yields MTIDVVDLREFYSRRLGIVARQMINRGIRERWPTAAGQRVLGFGYPTPYLGLFREDAERCIAFMPSAQGVLKWPTGRPALASLVDEFSLPLPDAAVDRILLIHALEMSDDPAALLREVWRVLSPSGRVIAVIPNRRGVWTRTDSTPFGHGRPYSRSQITDLLRQTWFTPTAWGEALFMPPYAGGWVLKSAQMWERAGAALSLPFAGVHIVEATKQVYRAIPAKRERARLIPALTKPVLVPSSTTVRRS; encoded by the coding sequence ATGACCATTGATGTCGTCGACCTCCGCGAGTTCTATTCCCGTCGCCTCGGGATTGTGGCGCGGCAAATGATCAATCGCGGCATCAGGGAGCGCTGGCCGACCGCCGCGGGCCAGCGTGTTCTCGGCTTCGGCTATCCCACGCCCTATCTCGGCCTGTTCCGCGAGGACGCGGAGCGCTGCATCGCCTTCATGCCGTCGGCGCAGGGCGTCTTGAAATGGCCGACGGGACGGCCGGCGCTGGCTTCGCTGGTCGATGAATTCTCGCTGCCGCTTCCCGACGCCGCGGTCGACCGTATCTTGCTGATTCATGCACTGGAGATGTCGGACGATCCGGCCGCGCTCTTGCGCGAGGTGTGGCGGGTGTTGTCGCCCTCCGGCCGCGTGATCGCGGTGATCCCGAACCGGCGCGGGGTGTGGACCCGCACCGACAGCACGCCGTTCGGTCACGGCCGGCCCTATTCGCGTTCACAGATCACCGACCTCTTGCGCCAGACCTGGTTCACGCCGACCGCCTGGGGCGAGGCGCTGTTCATGCCGCCCTATGCCGGCGGCTGGGTGCTGAAATCGGCGCAGATGTGGGAGCGTGCGGGCGCGGCGCTGTCGTTGCCGTTTGCCGGCGTGCACATTGTCGAGGCGACCAAGCAGGTCTATCGCGCGATCCCCGCCAAGCGCGAACGGGCGCGGCTGATTCCCGCGCTGACGAAGCCCGTGCTGGTGCCGTCCTCGACCACGGTCAGGCGCAGCTAA
- a CDS encoding HIT family protein — MTAYDDQNVFAKILRGEIPCFEVFRDDRSLAFLDIMPRSPGHTLVIPRAPARGILDIADDDLAAVARTAKRIAVAAMKAFGAEGIILQQFSEPASGQVVLHLHMHVMPVRAGVELLPAQTRKEDMAVLADHAKRMIAALGS, encoded by the coding sequence ATGACGGCCTATGACGATCAGAACGTCTTCGCAAAGATCCTGCGTGGCGAGATTCCCTGCTTCGAGGTTTTCAGGGACGACCGCAGCCTCGCCTTCCTCGACATCATGCCGCGCTCGCCCGGACACACGCTGGTCATCCCCCGGGCGCCGGCGCGCGGCATCCTCGACATCGCGGATGACGATCTCGCCGCAGTTGCACGAACCGCCAAGCGGATCGCGGTCGCGGCGATGAAGGCGTTCGGCGCCGAGGGTATCATTCTGCAGCAGTTCAGCGAGCCCGCCAGCGGGCAGGTGGTGCTTCACCTGCACATGCACGTCATGCCGGTCAGGGCCGGCGTCGAATTGCTGCCGGCGCAGACGCGCAAGGAAGACATGGCGGTGCTCGCCGATCACGCCAAGCGGATGATCGCGGCGCTGGGCAGTTGA
- a CDS encoding DUF4167 domain-containing protein produces MRNGQNKQRMRNRNNNNNNNNRRGQNPMTRVYESNGPDIKIRGTASHIAEKYLQLARDARSSGDPVAAENYYQHAEHYFRLIAAAQEQFRQNQQPRGDEPVSTSADDSEDDGENFSNFGQEPGFVPQPQQQPFVRDRDGQRDHQRDHQQRDSQQPYQRDQQQPREHRERDHRPQPQYQPQPQPQNQPQPVVADTGSVDRLPSFITGAQPQVNSAANGAQPGFEGGGGGERFPRRRRRPHGPRAEREAAPAGSSDEVASGE; encoded by the coding sequence ATGAGAAACGGTCAGAACAAGCAGCGGATGCGCAACCGCAACAACAATAACAACAACAATAACCGGCGCGGCCAGAACCCGATGACCCGGGTTTACGAATCGAACGGACCCGACATCAAGATCCGCGGCACGGCTTCGCACATCGCCGAAAAATATCTTCAGCTCGCGCGCGATGCGCGCTCCTCTGGCGACCCGGTCGCCGCCGAGAACTACTACCAGCATGCCGAGCATTATTTCCGCTTGATCGCAGCGGCCCAGGAACAGTTCCGCCAGAACCAGCAGCCGCGCGGCGACGAGCCCGTCAGCACCAGCGCCGACGACAGCGAGGACGACGGCGAGAATTTCTCGAATTTCGGCCAGGAGCCGGGCTTCGTCCCGCAGCCGCAGCAGCAGCCTTTCGTGCGTGACCGTGACGGTCAGCGCGATCACCAGCGTGATCATCAGCAGCGCGACAGCCAGCAGCCCTATCAGCGCGACCAGCAGCAGCCGCGCGAGCATCGCGAGCGCGACCATCGTCCGCAGCCGCAATATCAGCCGCAGCCGCAACCGCAGAACCAGCCGCAGCCCGTCGTTGCCGACACCGGCAGCGTCGATCGCCTGCCCTCCTTCATCACCGGCGCACAGCCGCAGGTGAATAGTGCCGCAAATGGCGCTCAGCCCGGCTTCGAAGGCGGTGGTGGCGGCGAGCGCTTTCCGCGGCGCCGGCGTCGGCCGCATGGCCCGCGCGCCGAGCGCGAGGCGGCTCCCGCCGGCTCCAGCGACGAAGTGGCCTCCGGCGAGTAA
- a CDS encoding flavin reductase family protein codes for MHGTFDPPAIQIDPAILYFGTPVVLIGSTNDDGSHNLAPMSSAWWVGWRCMLGLARNSKTTENMIRTGECVLNLPSAELVAAVDRLARTTGSDPVPPGKLYRGYRHEKDKFGLSGLTALASETVGAPRVAECPVQMEAKVAHVHEMAQDDTVWRGNLAAIEVRITRVHAHPDIMMDGASNRIDPDKWRPLILSFQEFYGLTPQRLQRSELGQIPEAMYRPPGWQPAL; via the coding sequence ATGCACGGAACATTCGATCCACCGGCCATTCAGATAGACCCTGCGATTCTATATTTCGGGACACCCGTCGTCCTGATCGGATCGACCAATGACGACGGCTCCCACAATCTCGCGCCGATGTCCTCGGCATGGTGGGTGGGCTGGCGCTGCATGCTCGGGCTCGCGCGCAATTCCAAGACCACCGAGAACATGATTCGTACCGGCGAATGCGTGCTCAACCTGCCGTCAGCCGAACTCGTTGCCGCCGTCGATCGCCTCGCACGCACCACCGGGTCGGATCCGGTACCTCCAGGAAAGCTCTATCGCGGCTACCGGCACGAGAAGGACAAATTCGGTCTCAGCGGATTGACCGCACTGGCGAGCGAAACGGTCGGTGCGCCGCGTGTGGCGGAATGTCCGGTGCAGATGGAAGCCAAGGTCGCTCATGTGCACGAGATGGCGCAGGATGACACGGTCTGGCGTGGCAATCTGGCTGCGATCGAAGTCCGCATCACCCGCGTGCACGCACATCCCGACATCATGATGGACGGCGCGTCCAATCGAATCGATCCCGACAAATGGCGCCCGCTGATCCTCAGCTTCCAGGAATTCTATGGCCTGACGCCGCAACGCCTGCAGCGCTCCGAGCTCGGGCAGATTCCGGAGGCGATGTATCGGCCGCCGGGCTGGCAGCCGGCGCTTTGA
- a CDS encoding DMT family transporter, with protein MTPRTATLVGLTAILMWSLLSVMTVATGKIPAFQLAAMTFAIGGLVGLLTWIGRGDAAKSLRQPLVVWVVGVGGLFGYHALYFLALRFAPPAEAGLLNYMWPLLIVLFSSFLPGERLAMHHIVGAVLGLVGTVLLFAGSTSGFAPGQLPGLIAAFIAAFVWAAYSVLSRRLKAVPTDAVAGFCLATAALAALMHGLLETTVWPETTLQWLSVAALGIGPVGAAFYAWDIGMKRGDIRVLGAASYATPLLSTGFLIAAGFAKASANIAIAAILIAGGGLIAAKDMVLRKR; from the coding sequence ATGACCCCGCGCACAGCCACACTGGTCGGATTGACCGCGATCCTGATGTGGTCGCTGCTATCGGTGATGACGGTGGCCACCGGAAAGATTCCGGCGTTCCAGCTCGCCGCCATGACGTTCGCGATCGGCGGTCTCGTCGGCCTCCTCACCTGGATCGGCCGCGGCGATGCGGCGAAAAGCCTGCGTCAGCCGCTGGTCGTATGGGTCGTCGGCGTCGGTGGCCTGTTCGGCTATCACGCATTGTACTTTCTTGCGCTGCGCTTCGCGCCGCCGGCCGAAGCCGGTCTTTTGAATTACATGTGGCCGCTGCTGATCGTGCTGTTCTCGTCGTTTCTGCCGGGCGAGCGGCTTGCCATGCATCACATCGTCGGTGCCGTGCTCGGCCTCGTCGGCACCGTGCTGCTGTTCGCCGGCAGCACCTCCGGCTTCGCGCCGGGCCAGCTGCCGGGATTGATCGCAGCGTTCATCGCGGCGTTCGTGTGGGCGGCCTATTCGGTGCTGTCGCGGCGATTGAAAGCGGTGCCGACCGATGCGGTCGCGGGATTCTGCCTTGCCACCGCCGCGCTCGCCGCGCTGATGCATGGCCTGCTTGAAACCACGGTGTGGCCGGAGACGACGCTGCAATGGCTCTCCGTAGCCGCCCTCGGTATCGGCCCCGTCGGTGCCGCGTTCTATGCCTGGGACATCGGCATGAAGCGCGGCGACATCCGCGTGCTCGGCGCCGCATCCTATGCCACGCCGCTGCTCTCGACCGGCTTCCTCATCGCCGCCGGCTTTGCAAAAGCCAGCGCCAACATCGCCATCGCCGCGATCCTGATCGCCGGCGGCGGCCTGATCGCGGCGAAGGACATGGTACTGCGCAAGCGATAA
- the phbB gene encoding acetoacetyl-CoA reductase, producing MARVALVTGGTRGIGAAISKALKAAGYKVAASYAGNDAAAEKFKAETGIAVYKWDVSNFDACAEGVKKVEADLGPVEVLVNNAGITRDTAFHKMTLEQWNAVINTNLGSLFNMTRQVIEGMRSRKFGRVISISSINGQKGQFGQVNYSAAKAGDIGFTKALAIENAKGGITVNVIAPGYINTEMVQAVPKDVLEKNVIPQIPVNRLGEPEEIARAVVFLASDDAGFITGSTLTINGGQYHA from the coding sequence ATGGCACGTGTTGCACTGGTGACGGGTGGTACGCGGGGCATCGGAGCTGCGATCAGCAAGGCGCTGAAGGCGGCCGGCTACAAGGTCGCGGCGAGCTATGCCGGCAACGATGCGGCGGCGGAGAAGTTCAAGGCCGAGACCGGCATCGCCGTCTACAAATGGGACGTGAGCAATTTCGACGCCTGCGCGGAAGGTGTGAAGAAGGTCGAGGCCGATCTCGGTCCCGTCGAGGTGCTCGTCAACAATGCCGGCATCACCCGCGATACCGCCTTTCACAAGATGACGCTCGAGCAGTGGAACGCCGTGATCAACACCAATCTCGGCTCGCTGTTCAACATGACGCGCCAGGTGATCGAGGGCATGCGTTCGCGCAAGTTCGGCCGCGTCATCTCGATCTCGTCGATCAACGGCCAGAAGGGGCAGTTCGGCCAGGTCAACTATTCCGCGGCGAAGGCCGGCGACATCGGCTTCACCAAGGCGCTCGCGATCGAGAACGCCAAGGGCGGCATCACCGTCAACGTGATCGCGCCGGGCTATATCAATACCGAAATGGTGCAGGCGGTGCCGAAGGACGTTCTGGAGAAGAACGTGATCCCGCAGATCCCGGTCAACCGCCTCGGTGAGCCCGAGGAGATTGCGCGCGCCGTCGTGTTCCTCGCGTCCGACGATGCCGGCTTTATCACCGGCTCGACCCTGACCATCAATGGCGGCCAGTATCACGCCTGA
- the gloB gene encoding hydroxyacylglutathione hydrolase, which translates to MAAEIRTFTCLNDNFGYLIHDVETKATASIDAPEAGPILKALEREGWQLTDILITHHHGDHVGGVAELKQKYNCRVVAPHDKTTAIANVDLRVANADIVKVGNLLGRVLETPGHTLDHISYVFDNEKTLFAADTLFSIGCGRVFEGDYPMMWDSLLKLRALPDDFRLYCGHEYTASNVKFALSIDPDNAALQARAADVAKLRAENKPTIPSLLGDEKRANVFLRADEPSVAARLHMKGADAAAVFGELRERKNKS; encoded by the coding sequence ATGGCCGCCGAAATTCGTACTTTCACCTGTTTAAACGATAATTTCGGATATCTGATCCACGATGTGGAAACCAAGGCAACGGCGTCGATCGACGCGCCGGAGGCCGGCCCCATCCTGAAGGCGCTGGAGCGCGAGGGCTGGCAGCTAACCGACATCCTGATCACTCATCATCATGGCGATCATGTCGGCGGGGTCGCCGAACTCAAGCAGAAATACAATTGCCGCGTCGTCGCGCCGCATGACAAGACGACTGCGATTGCCAACGTCGACCTGCGCGTCGCCAATGCCGACATCGTCAAGGTCGGCAACTTGCTGGGGCGCGTACTGGAGACGCCAGGCCACACGCTCGACCACATCTCCTACGTGTTCGACAACGAGAAAACGCTGTTCGCGGCCGACACGTTGTTCTCGATCGGCTGCGGCCGCGTGTTCGAAGGCGACTACCCGATGATGTGGGATTCGCTTCTGAAGCTGCGGGCCCTGCCCGACGACTTCAGGCTCTATTGCGGCCACGAATACACGGCGTCCAACGTCAAGTTCGCGCTCAGCATCGATCCGGACAACGCGGCGCTCCAGGCGCGCGCGGCGGACGTCGCGAAGCTGCGGGCCGAGAACAAGCCGACCATTCCCTCACTGCTTGGTGATGAGAAGCGAGCAAATGTGTTCCTGCGCGCCGATGAACCCTCGGTCGCGGCCAGGCTACACATGAAGGGCGCGGACGCCGCCGCGGTGTTCGGCGAACTGCGCGAGCGCAAGAACAAGTCTTGA